From Triticum urartu cultivar G1812 chromosome 2, Tu2.1, whole genome shotgun sequence, a single genomic window includes:
- the LOC125540097 gene encoding putative chloride channel-like protein CLC-g isoform X2: MAPREQAGAGAAGGAADPEADIEAPLISYSSSFFFQDGAAAGAGAGPGGEDGSGDEEQRRNRRRFLLGGQLQSNATSQVALVGTDFCPIESLDYELIENDVFKQDWRAQGRGHILRYFALKWALCFLVGALTAAAAFVANLGVENVAGAKFVVTSNRMFARRFESAFLVFLFSNFLLTMFATVLTVYVAPAAAGSGIPEVKAYLNGVDAPNIFCFKTLVVKVVGCIAAVSSSLHVGKAGPLVHTGACIASILGQGGSRKYRMTCKWLRHFKNDRDRRDLVTCGAGAGIAGAFRAPVAGVLFALETVSSRWRSALLWRAFFTTAVVAVVLRALIDICKRGRCGLFGKGGLIMFDVTSGYVNYHVIDLPPVITLAVFGGVLGSLYNFFLDKVLRLYNVINEKGRTYRLLLAATVSVCTSCCLFGLPWLAACKPCPADSREACPSIGRSGNFKKFQCPMHNYNDLASLFFNTNDDTIRNLYSNGTDHEFHITSILVFFIASYFLGIFSYGLALPSGLFVPVILTGAAYGRLVGMLIGSQSTLDHGLFAVLGSAALLGGSMRMTVSVCVVILELTNNLLMLPLVMLVLIISKTVADAFNANVYDLLVKLKGFPFLEGHAEPYMRQLSVSDVVTGPLQTFNGIEKVGRIVDTLKATGHNGFPVVDEPPFSDTPLLYGLVLRSHLLVLLRKKEFISSSTASASDASKHFSPEDFAKRGSGKHDRIEDIELTAEELEMFVDLHPFTNTSPYTVVETMSLAKALILFREVGLRHLLVLPKTSKRAPVVGILTRHDFMPEHVLGLHPYLFKSRWKKVRFGKTAFSNFF; the protein is encoded by the exons ATGGCTCCGAGGGAACAGGCGGGCGCCGGGgccgcgggcggcgcggcggatcCGGAGGCCGACATCGAGGCCCCTCTCATCTCCTacagctcctccttcttcttccaggacggcgcggcggcgggggcgggggcggggccGGGAGGCGAAGACGGCTCCGGCGACGAGGAGCAGCGgcggaaccggcgcaggttcctCCTCGGCGGCCAGCTGCAGTCCAACGCCACCTCCCAGGTCGCGCTCGTCGGCACCGACTTCTGCCCCATCGAGAGCCTCGACTACGA GTTGATCGAGAACGACGTGTTCAAGCAGGACTGGCGGGCGCAGGGGCGGGGCCACATCCTGCGCTACTTCGCGCTCAAGTGGGCGCTCTGCTTCCTTGTCGGCGcgctcaccgccgccgccgccttcgtcGCCAACCTCGGCGTCGAGAACGTCGCCGGCGCCAAGTTCGTCGTCACCTCCAACCGCATGTTCGCGCGCAG GTTTGAATCGGCGTTTCTGGTCTTCCTGTTTTCGAATTTCCTGCTCACAATGTTCGCCACGGTGCTGACGGTGTACGTGGCGCCCGCGGCGGCCGGCTCCGGCATCCCGGAGGTGAAGGCCTACTTGAACGGCGTCGACGCACCCAACATTTTCTGTTTCAAGACTCTGGTGGTGAAG GTTGTGGGATGCATTGCTGCAGTATCATCATCACTGCATGTGGGAAAAGCTGGTCCTCTGGTACACACAGGTGCATGCATTGCATCAATACTTGGGCAAGGTGGCTCGCGTAAATATCGCATGACATGTAAATGGCTAAGGCACTTCAAGAATGATAGGGATCGGAGGGACCTTGTCACTTGTGGTGCTGGTGCTGGTATTGCTGGTGCTTTCAGGGCTCCAGTCGCCGGAGTTCTTTTTGCTCTGGAAACAGTGTCTTCACG ATGGAGGAGTGCCCTACTCTGGCGAGCTTTCTTCACAACGGCAGTTGTTGCCGTTGTGCTTAGGGCATTAATAGACATCTGTAAAAGAGGCCGGTGTGGCTTGTTCGGGAAAGGCGGTCTTATAATGTTTGATGTGACTTCGGGCTATGtcaactatcatgtgattgattTACCTCCGGTAATCACTCTAGCAGTTTTTGGAGGAGTACTGGGGAGCTTGTACAACTTCTTCCTTGACAAGGTTCTTCGTCTCTACAATGTTATCAACGA GAAAGGTCGAACTTACAGACTACTCCTGGCTGCAACAGTCTCCGTCTGTACTTCATGTTGCCTCTTCGGCTTACCATGGCTTGCAGCTTGCAAACCTTGCCCAGCTGACTCAAGAGAAGCTTGTCCATCAATAGGGAGATCTGGAAATTTCAAGAAGTTCCAGTGTCCAATGCATAACTACAATGACTTGGCTAGCCTGTTCTTTAACACCAACGATGACACCATTAGAAACCTCTACAGTAACGGCACTGACCATGAGTTCCATATCACCTcgatccttgtgttctttattgCATCATATTTTCTGGGCATTTTCAGCTATGGCCTCGCCTTACCATCTGGCCTTTTCGTACCTGTTATTTTAACTGGTGCAGCTTACGGTCGTCTGGTTGGCATGCTGATTGGGTCGCAATCAACTTTGGATCATGGTCTTTTTGCGGTTCTTGGTTCTGCTGCCCTTCTAGGTGGATCGATGAGAATGACTGTCTCAGTTTGTGTTGTCATCCTAGAACTGACAAATAATCTGCTGATGCTTCCTCTGGTTATGCTGGTCCTTATCATATCAAAGACAGTGGCAGATGCTTTTAATGCAAATGTCTATGATCTGCTTGTTAAATTGAAGGGTTTTCCTTTTCTTGAAGGGCATGCTGAACCCTACATGCGACAACTGTCAGTTAGTGATGTTGTAACTGGCCCTCTACAGACATTCAATGGCATAGAGAAGGTTGGCCGTATTGTGGATACCTTGAAGGCAACCGGTCATAATGGTTTCCCTGTCGTTGATGAGCCACCGTTTTCAGATACTCCTCTGTTATATGGTCTAGTTCTTCGGTCGCACCTGCTTGTTCTGTTGAGGAAGAAAGAGTTCATCAGTAGTTCCACAGCTTCAGCATCAGATGCTTCAAAGCATTTCTCACCTGAGGATTTTGCTAAACGTGGTTCAGGAAAGCATGACAGAATTGAGGACATTGAATTAACTGCAGAAGAACTGGAAATGTTTGTAGACTTGCATCCTTTCACAAACACATCTCCTTACACTGTGGTTGAGACCATGTCCTTGGCTAAAGCTCTTATACTTTTTCGTGAAGTTGGATTAAGACACCTTTTGGTTCTTCCAAAAACTTCCAAG AGGGCGCCTGTTGTTGGCATATTAACACGGCATGACTTCATGCCTGAGCACGTATTGGGTCTCCATCCGTACCTGTTCAAGAGCAGATGGAAGAAGGTGCGATTTGGCAAGACAGCCTTCTCCAACTTCTTTTGA
- the LOC125540097 gene encoding putative chloride channel-like protein CLC-g isoform X1 produces the protein MSTAAGPAGDLPATTALPGGVAPAVPAVADEHICVDVPRDGAAAGAGAGPGGEDGSGDEEQRRNRRRFLLGGQLQSNATSQVALVGTDFCPIESLDYELIENDVFKQDWRAQGRGHILRYFALKWALCFLVGALTAAAAFVANLGVENVAGAKFVVTSNRMFARRFESAFLVFLFSNFLLTMFATVLTVYVAPAAAGSGIPEVKAYLNGVDAPNIFCFKTLVVKVVGCIAAVSSSLHVGKAGPLVHTGACIASILGQGGSRKYRMTCKWLRHFKNDRDRRDLVTCGAGAGIAGAFRAPVAGVLFALETVSSRWRSALLWRAFFTTAVVAVVLRALIDICKRGRCGLFGKGGLIMFDVTSGYVNYHVIDLPPVITLAVFGGVLGSLYNFFLDKVLRLYNVINEKGRTYRLLLAATVSVCTSCCLFGLPWLAACKPCPADSREACPSIGRSGNFKKFQCPMHNYNDLASLFFNTNDDTIRNLYSNGTDHEFHITSILVFFIASYFLGIFSYGLALPSGLFVPVILTGAAYGRLVGMLIGSQSTLDHGLFAVLGSAALLGGSMRMTVSVCVVILELTNNLLMLPLVMLVLIISKTVADAFNANVYDLLVKLKGFPFLEGHAEPYMRQLSVSDVVTGPLQTFNGIEKVGRIVDTLKATGHNGFPVVDEPPFSDTPLLYGLVLRSHLLVLLRKKEFISSSTASASDASKHFSPEDFAKRGSGKHDRIEDIELTAEELEMFVDLHPFTNTSPYTVVETMSLAKALILFREVGLRHLLVLPKTSKRAPVVGILTRHDFMPEHVLGLHPYLFKSRWKKVRFGKTAFSNFF, from the exons ATGTCGACGGCGGCAGGACCAGCCGGCGACCTACCCGCCACGACGGCCTTGCCCGGCGGCGTTGCTCCTGCCGTTCCGGCCGTGGCCGACGAGCATATATGTGTCGACGTTCCTCGG gacggcgcggcggcgggggcgggggcggggccGGGAGGCGAAGACGGCTCCGGCGACGAGGAGCAGCGgcggaaccggcgcaggttcctCCTCGGCGGCCAGCTGCAGTCCAACGCCACCTCCCAGGTCGCGCTCGTCGGCACCGACTTCTGCCCCATCGAGAGCCTCGACTACGA GTTGATCGAGAACGACGTGTTCAAGCAGGACTGGCGGGCGCAGGGGCGGGGCCACATCCTGCGCTACTTCGCGCTCAAGTGGGCGCTCTGCTTCCTTGTCGGCGcgctcaccgccgccgccgccttcgtcGCCAACCTCGGCGTCGAGAACGTCGCCGGCGCCAAGTTCGTCGTCACCTCCAACCGCATGTTCGCGCGCAG GTTTGAATCGGCGTTTCTGGTCTTCCTGTTTTCGAATTTCCTGCTCACAATGTTCGCCACGGTGCTGACGGTGTACGTGGCGCCCGCGGCGGCCGGCTCCGGCATCCCGGAGGTGAAGGCCTACTTGAACGGCGTCGACGCACCCAACATTTTCTGTTTCAAGACTCTGGTGGTGAAG GTTGTGGGATGCATTGCTGCAGTATCATCATCACTGCATGTGGGAAAAGCTGGTCCTCTGGTACACACAGGTGCATGCATTGCATCAATACTTGGGCAAGGTGGCTCGCGTAAATATCGCATGACATGTAAATGGCTAAGGCACTTCAAGAATGATAGGGATCGGAGGGACCTTGTCACTTGTGGTGCTGGTGCTGGTATTGCTGGTGCTTTCAGGGCTCCAGTCGCCGGAGTTCTTTTTGCTCTGGAAACAGTGTCTTCACG ATGGAGGAGTGCCCTACTCTGGCGAGCTTTCTTCACAACGGCAGTTGTTGCCGTTGTGCTTAGGGCATTAATAGACATCTGTAAAAGAGGCCGGTGTGGCTTGTTCGGGAAAGGCGGTCTTATAATGTTTGATGTGACTTCGGGCTATGtcaactatcatgtgattgattTACCTCCGGTAATCACTCTAGCAGTTTTTGGAGGAGTACTGGGGAGCTTGTACAACTTCTTCCTTGACAAGGTTCTTCGTCTCTACAATGTTATCAACGA GAAAGGTCGAACTTACAGACTACTCCTGGCTGCAACAGTCTCCGTCTGTACTTCATGTTGCCTCTTCGGCTTACCATGGCTTGCAGCTTGCAAACCTTGCCCAGCTGACTCAAGAGAAGCTTGTCCATCAATAGGGAGATCTGGAAATTTCAAGAAGTTCCAGTGTCCAATGCATAACTACAATGACTTGGCTAGCCTGTTCTTTAACACCAACGATGACACCATTAGAAACCTCTACAGTAACGGCACTGACCATGAGTTCCATATCACCTcgatccttgtgttctttattgCATCATATTTTCTGGGCATTTTCAGCTATGGCCTCGCCTTACCATCTGGCCTTTTCGTACCTGTTATTTTAACTGGTGCAGCTTACGGTCGTCTGGTTGGCATGCTGATTGGGTCGCAATCAACTTTGGATCATGGTCTTTTTGCGGTTCTTGGTTCTGCTGCCCTTCTAGGTGGATCGATGAGAATGACTGTCTCAGTTTGTGTTGTCATCCTAGAACTGACAAATAATCTGCTGATGCTTCCTCTGGTTATGCTGGTCCTTATCATATCAAAGACAGTGGCAGATGCTTTTAATGCAAATGTCTATGATCTGCTTGTTAAATTGAAGGGTTTTCCTTTTCTTGAAGGGCATGCTGAACCCTACATGCGACAACTGTCAGTTAGTGATGTTGTAACTGGCCCTCTACAGACATTCAATGGCATAGAGAAGGTTGGCCGTATTGTGGATACCTTGAAGGCAACCGGTCATAATGGTTTCCCTGTCGTTGATGAGCCACCGTTTTCAGATACTCCTCTGTTATATGGTCTAGTTCTTCGGTCGCACCTGCTTGTTCTGTTGAGGAAGAAAGAGTTCATCAGTAGTTCCACAGCTTCAGCATCAGATGCTTCAAAGCATTTCTCACCTGAGGATTTTGCTAAACGTGGTTCAGGAAAGCATGACAGAATTGAGGACATTGAATTAACTGCAGAAGAACTGGAAATGTTTGTAGACTTGCATCCTTTCACAAACACATCTCCTTACACTGTGGTTGAGACCATGTCCTTGGCTAAAGCTCTTATACTTTTTCGTGAAGTTGGATTAAGACACCTTTTGGTTCTTCCAAAAACTTCCAAG AGGGCGCCTGTTGTTGGCATATTAACACGGCATGACTTCATGCCTGAGCACGTATTGGGTCTCCATCCGTACCTGTTCAAGAGCAGATGGAAGAAGGTGCGATTTGGCAAGACAGCCTTCTCCAACTTCTTTTGA